One Curtobacterium herbarum genomic window carries:
- a CDS encoding glycosyltransferase has translation MTALDVGRRDRRRLTVGTPRRRLLAVRTVAVLAAVSGLNYVGWRWIASVNWHSWWIAVPLILAETYSVIDSVLFAFGAWKLRERGEPPTKPSTDVTVDVFITTYNEPIDLVMRTALAAKAITHPHTTWILDDGNRPEMRAAAESAGLGVITRGKDWVDRPRHAKAGNLNNALLATQGEFLLILDADQVPEPSILDRTLGYFKDERMALVQTPQWFENVPDSDPLGSQAPLFYGPIQQSKDGWNAAFFCGSNAILRREALMQLGITRYVREVETSVQRTIKTAKKLLGRARETETDERVLIALDDAEGVVDRARDESAAGEPLGDVTYRFQRGIDAIAFRFAAADLESVRADLQELAAMSTDANTFAGLDDAALDVLGQRGASPVAAIESIAVLARALDVNRDDEAQAIMPLATISVTEDMATAMRLHGLGWRSAYHDEILAKGLAPEDLETMLVQRLRWAQGTMQVFFRENPLVQKGLSFGQRLMYFSTMWSYLSGFAAVVYIAAPVLCLSFGVVPVQAYSTDFFARLIPFLVLNQLLFWVVAAGRPTWRGQQYSLALFPVWIESVTSAFENVFRGRPLGFRVTPKVRDTTDVKPRWDLVKPQLVAMAALAAALVMIGIRYLTGQAEGIAPLVNTAWVVFDLFIFSIVIRAVRYRGPEAPVPLEHESTTVGGPL, from the coding sequence ATGACGGCGTTGGACGTCGGTCGACGCGATCGACGTCGACTGACCGTCGGAACGCCGCGCCGCCGGCTCCTGGCCGTCCGGACCGTGGCCGTGCTCGCCGCGGTGTCCGGCCTGAACTACGTCGGCTGGCGCTGGATCGCCTCGGTGAACTGGCACTCGTGGTGGATAGCCGTGCCGCTGATCCTCGCCGAGACGTACAGCGTGATCGACTCGGTGCTCTTCGCGTTCGGGGCGTGGAAGCTCCGCGAGCGTGGCGAACCGCCGACGAAGCCGAGCACCGACGTGACGGTCGACGTCTTCATCACCACCTACAACGAACCGATCGACCTGGTGATGCGCACCGCCCTCGCGGCGAAGGCGATCACGCACCCGCACACCACGTGGATCCTCGACGACGGCAACCGCCCCGAGATGCGTGCGGCCGCCGAGTCCGCGGGGCTCGGCGTGATCACCCGCGGCAAGGACTGGGTGGACCGCCCCCGGCACGCCAAGGCCGGCAACCTGAACAACGCGCTGCTCGCCACGCAGGGGGAGTTCCTGCTCATCCTCGACGCCGACCAGGTGCCGGAGCCGTCGATCCTCGACCGCACCCTCGGGTACTTCAAGGACGAGCGGATGGCGCTCGTGCAGACCCCGCAGTGGTTCGAGAACGTGCCCGACTCGGACCCGCTCGGCAGTCAGGCGCCGCTGTTCTACGGGCCGATCCAGCAGTCGAAGGACGGCTGGAACGCCGCGTTCTTCTGCGGGTCGAACGCGATCCTCCGGCGGGAGGCGCTGATGCAGCTCGGCATCACGCGGTACGTGCGCGAGGTCGAGACTAGTGTCCAGCGCACCATCAAGACCGCCAAGAAGCTCCTGGGCCGGGCGCGCGAGACCGAGACCGACGAGCGCGTGCTCATCGCCCTCGACGACGCCGAGGGGGTCGTCGACCGTGCGCGCGACGAGAGCGCCGCGGGCGAACCGCTCGGCGACGTGACCTACCGGTTCCAGCGCGGCATCGACGCGATCGCGTTCCGGTTCGCCGCCGCGGACCTCGAGTCGGTACGCGCGGACCTCCAGGAACTCGCCGCGATGTCGACCGACGCGAACACCTTCGCCGGTCTCGACGACGCCGCGCTCGACGTCCTCGGACAGCGGGGTGCGTCCCCGGTGGCCGCGATCGAGTCGATCGCGGTGCTCGCCCGGGCGCTCGACGTGAACCGCGACGACGAGGCCCAGGCGATCATGCCGCTGGCCACCATCTCGGTGACCGAGGACATGGCGACCGCGATGCGCCTGCACGGCCTCGGCTGGCGGTCCGCGTACCACGACGAGATCCTGGCGAAGGGGCTCGCACCCGAGGACCTCGAGACGATGCTCGTGCAGCGGCTCCGCTGGGCGCAGGGCACCATGCAGGTGTTCTTCCGCGAGAACCCCCTTGTGCAGAAGGGCCTGTCGTTCGGGCAGCGCCTGATGTACTTCTCGACGATGTGGAGCTACCTGTCGGGCTTCGCCGCCGTGGTCTACATCGCTGCGCCGGTGCTCTGCCTGTCGTTCGGCGTCGTCCCGGTCCAGGCGTACAGCACCGACTTCTTCGCCCGGCTGATCCCGTTCCTGGTGCTCAACCAGCTGCTGTTCTGGGTGGTCGCGGCGGGCAGACCGACGTGGCGCGGGCAGCAGTACTCGCTGGCACTCTTCCCGGTGTGGATCGAGTCGGTCACGAGTGCGTTCGAGAACGTGTTCCGCGGCCGACCGCTCGGCTTCCGTGTGACGCCGAAGGTCCGTGACACCACGGACGTCAAGCCGCGCTGGGACCTGGTGAAGCCGCAGCTCGTCGCGATGGCGGCGCTCGCCGCGGCCCTGGTGATGATCGGCATCCGGTACCTGACCGGGCAGGCGGAGGGCATCGCGCCGCTGGTCAACACCGCCTGGGTCGTCTTCGACCTGTTCATCTTCAGCATCGTGATCCGGGCGGTGCGGTACCGCGGGCCCGAGGCTCCGGTGCCCCTGGAGCACGAGTCCACGACGGTCGGAGGGCCTCTGTGA
- a CDS encoding pyrophosphorylase, whose protein sequence is MSRVLSTEQAKTAIRQIQSIVNGGFTDQISQLDAQGRVLSDSNVWDGPLASNFRGSTWPETKAALDKAKTELEQLRTQLDKISQDIFTAGGGA, encoded by the coding sequence ATGTCGCGTGTGCTTTCGACCGAACAGGCGAAGACCGCCATCCGCCAGATCCAGTCCATCGTGAACGGTGGCTTCACGGACCAGATCTCGCAGCTCGACGCCCAGGGGCGCGTGCTGTCCGACTCGAACGTGTGGGACGGCCCGCTGGCGTCGAACTTCCGTGGGTCGACCTGGCCCGAGACGAAGGCTGCGCTGGACAAGGCGAAGACCGAACTCGAGCAGCTCCGCACGCAGCTCGACAAGATCTCGCAGGACATCTTCACCGCGGGTGGCGGCGCGTAA
- a CDS encoding DEAD/DEAH box helicase: protein MSTENTTPAEAVDEEPVITFADLGLSDPVLKAVKDIGYETPSAIQAATIPILLEGRDVVGLAQTGTGKTAAFALPVLSRMEAGSKLPQALVLSPTRELALQVCEAFEQYAAHMKHVHVLPVYGGQAYGVQLSALRRGVDVVVGTPGRIMDHIAKGTLDLSELKYLVLDEADEMLKMGFAEDVETILAETPDTKQVALFSATMPAQIRRISKQYLNDPAEITVKAKTTTSANTTQRYLVVSYPQKVDALTRILEVEDFEGMIVFVRTKSETETLAEKLRARGYAAAAISGDVAQAQRERTVNQLKSGKLDILVATDVAARGLDVDRITHVVNFDIPIDTESYVHRIGRTGRAGRSGAAISFVTPRERRLLTAIEKATRQPLTQMQLPSVEDVNSTRLTRFDDAITAALGQESRVSAFRDIIAHYVEHHDVPESDVAAALAVVAQGDTPLLLDPADDRARQQIERDERRSRDDRPARDRDGDSGGGDRRRRSVPMTAYRIEVGRRHRVEPRQIVGALANEGGLRRDDFGAIQIRPDFSVVELPADMDSGVLDRLRDTRISGKLIEIRADSRGGVRRESGTRRDGARYGDRDDRSPRDDRGGYDDRKPRHTRDDRD from the coding sequence ATGAGCACCGAGAACACCACCCCCGCCGAAGCCGTCGACGAGGAGCCCGTGATCACCTTCGCCGACCTCGGGCTCAGCGACCCCGTCCTCAAGGCCGTCAAGGACATCGGGTACGAGACCCCCTCCGCGATCCAGGCCGCCACCATCCCGATCCTGCTCGAGGGCCGCGACGTCGTCGGCCTGGCCCAGACCGGTACCGGCAAGACCGCCGCGTTCGCGCTGCCCGTGCTGTCCCGCATGGAGGCCGGCTCGAAGCTGCCGCAGGCGCTCGTCCTGTCCCCGACCCGTGAGCTCGCACTCCAGGTCTGCGAGGCGTTCGAGCAGTACGCGGCCCACATGAAGCACGTCCACGTCCTGCCCGTCTACGGCGGCCAGGCGTACGGCGTGCAGCTGTCCGCCCTCCGTCGCGGCGTCGACGTCGTCGTGGGTACCCCCGGTCGCATCATGGACCACATCGCCAAGGGCACCCTCGACCTGTCCGAGCTGAAGTACCTGGTGCTCGACGAGGCCGACGAGATGCTCAAGATGGGCTTCGCCGAGGACGTCGAGACGATCCTCGCCGAGACGCCGGACACGAAGCAGGTCGCGCTCTTCTCCGCGACGATGCCCGCGCAGATCCGCCGCATCTCGAAGCAGTACCTCAACGACCCGGCCGAGATCACGGTCAAGGCGAAGACGACCACCTCGGCGAACACGACGCAGCGCTACCTGGTCGTGTCGTACCCGCAGAAGGTCGACGCGCTGACCCGCATCCTCGAGGTCGAGGACTTCGAGGGCATGATCGTCTTCGTCCGCACCAAGAGCGAGACCGAGACCCTGGCCGAGAAGCTCCGCGCCCGCGGGTACGCGGCCGCCGCCATCAGCGGTGACGTCGCCCAGGCCCAGCGCGAGCGCACGGTCAACCAGCTCAAGTCCGGCAAGCTCGACATCCTGGTCGCCACCGACGTCGCCGCCCGCGGCCTCGACGTCGACCGCATCACCCACGTGGTCAACTTCGACATCCCGATCGACACCGAGTCGTACGTGCACCGCATCGGCCGCACCGGTCGTGCCGGCCGTTCGGGTGCCGCGATCAGCTTCGTCACCCCGCGTGAGCGTCGCCTGCTCACCGCGATCGAGAAGGCCACCCGCCAGCCGCTCACCCAGATGCAGCTGCCGAGCGTCGAGGACGTCAACTCCACGCGCCTGACCCGCTTCGACGACGCGATCACCGCCGCCCTCGGGCAGGAGTCCCGCGTCAGCGCGTTCCGCGACATCATCGCCCACTACGTCGAGCACCACGACGTGCCGGAGTCGGACGTCGCCGCGGCGCTCGCCGTCGTGGCGCAGGGGGACACCCCGCTGCTCCTCGACCCGGCGGACGACCGCGCGCGCCAGCAGATCGAGCGTGACGAGCGTCGCAGCCGCGACGACCGCCCGGCCCGTGACCGCGACGGCGACAGCGGTGGCGGGGACCGTCGTCGCCGCTCGGTGCCGATGACCGCCTACCGCATCGAGGTCGGCCGCCGCCACCGTGTCGAGCCGCGTCAGATCGTCGGCGCGCTCGCGAACGAGGGCGGCCTGCGCCGTGACGACTTCGGGGCGATCCAGATCCGTCCGGACTTCTCCGTCGTGGAGCTGCCGGCCGACATGGACTCCGGCGTCCTCGACCGTCTGCGCGACACCCGCATCAGCGGCAAGCTCATCGAGATCCGCGCGGACAGCCGGGGCGGGGTGCGTCGCGAGAGCGGCACCCGTCGTGACGGCGCGCGCTACGGCGACCGTGACGACCGCAGTCCGCGTGACGACCGCGGCGGCTACGACGACCGCAAGCCGCGCCACACGCGCGACGACCGCGACTGA
- a CDS encoding SDR family NAD(P)-dependent oxidoreductase has protein sequence MTDTTAGRFTGSTVVVTGAGSGIGRATAVRIAREGGRVVATDVVADRLDDLRTELDGHDLETVVGDVTAQETIDAVLVAAGDRVDGLANVAGIMDRFLPPTEVDDATWERVFSVNLTGPMRLTRAVLPLMIAAGKGSVVNVASEAALRGSTAGVAYTSSKHAVVGFTRSVAFFHGPQGIRANAVAPGAVATNIEAPMGSEYAAGRIGPISQLIVPAAASADQLAAAITWLLSDGSANVNGVVLPSDGGWSVV, from the coding sequence ATGACCGACACCACCGCAGGACGGTTCACCGGCAGCACCGTCGTCGTCACCGGGGCGGGATCCGGCATCGGCCGGGCCACCGCCGTCCGCATCGCACGGGAGGGCGGCCGGGTCGTCGCCACCGACGTCGTCGCCGACCGGCTCGACGACCTCCGCACCGAACTCGACGGCCACGACCTCGAGACCGTCGTCGGGGACGTCACCGCCCAGGAGACGATCGACGCCGTCCTCGTCGCCGCCGGCGACCGGGTCGACGGACTGGCGAACGTCGCCGGCATCATGGACCGCTTCCTGCCGCCCACCGAGGTCGACGACGCGACCTGGGAGCGCGTGTTCAGCGTCAACCTGACCGGGCCGATGCGCCTGACCCGTGCCGTGCTGCCGCTGATGATCGCCGCCGGCAAGGGCTCGGTGGTGAACGTCGCCTCCGAGGCCGCCCTCCGCGGGTCCACCGCCGGCGTCGCCTACACGTCGTCGAAGCACGCGGTCGTCGGCTTCACCCGGAGCGTCGCGTTCTTCCACGGCCCGCAGGGGATCCGGGCGAACGCCGTCGCACCGGGAGCGGTCGCGACCAACATCGAAGCACCGATGGGCAGCGAGTACGCCGCCGGTCGCATCGGGCCGATCAGCCAGCTCATCGTGCCCGCCGCCGCCTCCGCGGACCAGCTCGCAGCGGCCATCACGTGGCTCCTCAGCGACGGCTCCGCGAACGTCAACGGGGTGGTCCTGCCGAGCGACGGCGGCTGGTCCGTCGTCTGA
- a CDS encoding TetR/AcrR family transcriptional regulator, with amino-acid sequence MTDRPTGRPRTIDPDAVSLAALRLFDDRGYDSVSMDQVAAAAGVSRRSLFRLFPTKASLVWGGLEEFADRLRAALDDRPLDESGSDGLRAAYRAAATFPDAAVETTRHRLRVIRTNPTLDREGAPRIAGLEDRLTRFVAERDHADPSDLGPAVRAAAYAGAAIAALTWWAEHDDGRPEDVVDRALRGLA; translated from the coding sequence ATGACCGACCGGCCGACAGGGCGTCCCCGCACGATCGATCCGGACGCCGTGTCGCTCGCCGCACTGCGCCTGTTCGACGACCGGGGCTACGACAGCGTCTCGATGGACCAGGTCGCCGCGGCCGCCGGGGTCAGCCGACGCTCGCTGTTCCGGCTGTTCCCGACGAAGGCGTCGCTCGTGTGGGGCGGCCTCGAGGAGTTCGCCGACCGTCTCCGTGCAGCGCTCGACGACCGGCCACTCGACGAGTCCGGCAGCGACGGCCTCCGCGCCGCGTATCGGGCTGCCGCGACCTTCCCTGACGCCGCCGTCGAGACCACCCGACACCGGCTCCGGGTGATCCGCACGAACCCGACGCTCGACCGGGAGGGCGCACCCCGGATCGCCGGGCTGGAGGACCGGTTGACACGGTTCGTCGCCGAGCGTGACCACGCGGACCCGTCCGACCTGGGCCCCGCGGTGCGTGCAGCCGCCTACGCCGGGGCCGCCATCGCCGCCCTGACCTGGTGGGCGGAGCACGACGACGGGCGACCGGAGGACGTCGTGGACCGGGCGCTGCGCGGGCTCGCCTGA
- a CDS encoding MarR family winged helix-turn-helix transcriptional regulator: MPEDPRPDDDRRVDDRPSGDRTEAERLLRRQLDRLWVRQTLRTVLIEQSGGLDPTARVILRAVERLGEVRSTAVAERTGLSRPVVSRRIAGLVEAGYVRTTPDPDDGRAALLALAPAGRALLDGLDAQGDAVFDDVTSVFDGDELRDLARLLARFNDRAAEVLGAGGEDGRPLGEQSEGGRSVP; the protein is encoded by the coding sequence GTGCCCGAGGACCCCCGCCCCGACGACGATCGGCGCGTCGACGATCGGCCTTCCGGGGATCGGACCGAGGCCGAGCGGCTGCTCCGCCGCCAGCTCGACCGCCTCTGGGTGCGCCAGACCCTGCGGACCGTGCTCATCGAGCAGTCCGGCGGCCTCGACCCCACCGCGCGGGTGATCCTGCGGGCCGTCGAGCGGCTGGGGGAGGTCCGCTCGACCGCCGTCGCGGAGCGCACCGGTCTGTCGCGGCCGGTGGTCAGTCGGCGGATCGCGGGGCTCGTCGAGGCCGGCTACGTCCGCACCACCCCGGACCCGGACGACGGTCGCGCAGCCCTGCTCGCCCTGGCGCCGGCCGGACGTGCCCTGCTCGACGGCCTCGACGCGCAGGGGGACGCGGTGTTCGACGACGTGACGAGCGTGTTCGACGGGGACGAGCTGCGCGACCTCGCCCGGCTGCTGGCGCGGTTCAACGACCGTGCTGCCGAGGTGCTCGGCGCCGGTGGCGAGGACGGACGCCCGCTCGGCGAGCAGTCGGAGGGCGGGCGCTCGGTGCCCTGA
- a CDS encoding MDR family MFS transporter, producing the protein MTHRQILLVIYGLMAGMFLSSLGQTVFGTAIRTIGDDLHGLDQQAWVTTAYLITSTIATPIYGKLSDIFGRRPLYIFGIVVFILGAVLSSMSTSMLMLAAFRAVQGIGAGALMSLPLAIMGDILAPRERAKYQGYFLAVFGISSVIGPLIGGLLAGASEILFITGWRWVLLINVPIGIAALIMVIVFLHLPKVHDKRDKPVVDWWGATSVIVTLVPLLLVAEQGRTWGWGSPAALACYVIGAVGLVALLIIESKMGDAAIIPLKLFRSGTFSMATIIGFLVGFAMFGAMLTIPLYLQIVVGLSPTESGFATLPLVGGLMIASITSGQIVARVGRYRVFPVIGTALVSAGYVVLTFMSIDKPLWFLMIGMFLIGLGLGSVMQSLTLASQGSVEAKDMGVATSSATFFRQIGGTLGTAVLLSILFSVMPANIVHATANKADLTAALDAALNPTVASAKANQGVMDQIWDPIVDPIQDSIDSGLVRGTTAAKQAADQAVTQQVTAAVQAQVAAGTVPAAAAETVIAQQVADATPQAEATALATAADQAHASVVDGQLAVDWTDAGQRGYWVDQVVPDLVKQIDKGANDDSSASATNDTSFLTGADTRLTRPFMAGFNASSVTIYWVGLAVILLAFVLTWFFKVPPLRQRSALQEQADISAEAQLEADAGMAAAEAGSFTGPMTGSTPTQRR; encoded by the coding sequence ATGACCCACCGCCAGATCCTGCTCGTCATCTACGGGCTGATGGCCGGCATGTTCCTGTCGTCCCTCGGGCAGACGGTCTTCGGCACCGCGATCCGCACCATCGGCGACGACCTGCACGGTCTCGACCAGCAGGCGTGGGTGACCACCGCCTACCTGATCACGTCGACGATCGCGACACCGATCTACGGCAAGCTCTCCGACATCTTCGGCCGCCGTCCGCTCTACATCTTCGGCATCGTGGTCTTCATCCTCGGCGCCGTCCTGTCGTCGATGTCCACGTCGATGCTCATGCTCGCCGCCTTCCGCGCGGTGCAGGGCATCGGTGCCGGCGCACTGATGTCGCTGCCGCTCGCGATCATGGGCGACATCCTCGCCCCGCGTGAGCGCGCCAAGTACCAGGGCTACTTCCTCGCCGTCTTCGGCATCTCGAGCGTCATCGGCCCGCTCATCGGCGGTCTGCTCGCCGGCGCGTCCGAGATCCTGTTCATCACCGGCTGGCGCTGGGTGCTCCTCATCAACGTGCCGATCGGCATCGCCGCGCTCATCATGGTGATCGTCTTCCTGCACCTGCCGAAGGTGCACGACAAGCGCGACAAGCCGGTCGTCGACTGGTGGGGCGCGACCTCGGTCATCGTCACCCTCGTCCCGCTGCTCCTGGTCGCCGAGCAGGGCCGCACGTGGGGCTGGGGCTCCCCCGCCGCCCTCGCCTGCTACGTCATCGGCGCCGTCGGCCTGGTCGCCCTGCTGATCATCGAGTCGAAGATGGGCGACGCGGCGATCATCCCGCTGAAGCTCTTCCGCTCGGGCACGTTCTCGATGGCGACGATCATCGGGTTCCTCGTCGGCTTCGCGATGTTCGGCGCCATGCTGACCATCCCGCTGTACCTGCAGATCGTCGTCGGCCTCAGCCCGACCGAGTCCGGCTTCGCCACGCTGCCCCTGGTCGGCGGCCTGATGATCGCCTCGATCACGTCCGGTCAGATCGTCGCCCGCGTCGGCCGCTACCGGGTCTTCCCGGTGATCGGCACCGCGCTGGTGTCCGCCGGCTACGTCGTCCTGACCTTCATGTCGATCGACAAGCCGCTCTGGTTCCTGATGATCGGCATGTTCCTCATCGGTCTCGGACTCGGTTCGGTCATGCAGTCCCTGACGCTCGCGTCGCAGGGCTCGGTCGAGGCGAAGGACATGGGCGTCGCGACCAGCTCGGCGACCTTCTTCCGCCAGATCGGCGGCACGCTCGGCACCGCCGTGCTGCTCTCGATCCTGTTCTCGGTGATGCCCGCCAACATCGTGCACGCCACCGCGAACAAGGCCGACCTGACAGCGGCACTGGACGCAGCGCTCAACCCGACCGTCGCCAGCGCGAAGGCGAACCAGGGCGTCATGGACCAGATCTGGGACCCGATCGTCGACCCGATCCAGGACAGCATCGACTCCGGCCTGGTCCGCGGCACCACCGCCGCGAAGCAGGCCGCGGACCAGGCCGTCACCCAGCAGGTCACAGCAGCCGTCCAGGCGCAGGTCGCCGCCGGCACGGTCCCCGCGGCCGCCGCCGAGACCGTGATCGCCCAGCAGGTCGCCGACGCCACCCCGCAGGCCGAGGCCACCGCCCTCGCGACGGCCGCCGACCAGGCGCACGCCAGCGTCGTCGACGGACAGCTCGCGGTCGACTGGACGGACGCCGGACAGCGCGGCTACTGGGTCGACCAGGTCGTCCCGGACCTCGTCAAGCAGATCGACAAGGGCGCGAACGACGACTCGAGCGCCTCGGCCACGAACGACACCTCGTTCCTGACCGGTGCCGACACCCGCCTGACCCGTCCGTTCATGGCCGGCTTCAACGCCTCGTCCGTCACGATCTACTGGGTCGGACTCGCCGTGATCCTGCTCGCCTTCGTGCTCACCTGGTTCTTCAAGGTCCCGCCGCTGCGGCAGCGTTCGGCCCTGCAGGAGCAGGCGGACATCTCCGCGGAGGCACAGCTCGAGGCCGACGCCGGCATGGCCGCGGCCGAGGCTGGTTCCTTCACCGGTCCGATGACCGGCTCCACGCCGACCCAGCGTCGGTGA
- a CDS encoding TetR/AcrR family transcriptional regulator, whose product MTTTAAPAPDSAVGSTEPCTLRERKKQQTRQAIHDAALTRITEHGLDGVTVEQICADADVSPRTFFNYFSSKAHAAIGLDTVEVPDAVRDRFAAADGRLIDDVCDLVAHTVPLSADRARAKELLVRRPEMTSMVMRWMAESRQSLVAAVSTRTDEDTARTAVALVMSALTEAAHRFSVQSQADLATRLRGVVAEMAALVTDR is encoded by the coding sequence GTGACCACCACGGCAGCACCCGCGCCCGACAGCGCCGTCGGCAGCACCGAGCCCTGCACGCTCCGCGAGCGCAAGAAGCAGCAGACCCGGCAGGCGATCCACGACGCCGCACTGACCCGCATCACCGAGCACGGCCTGGACGGTGTCACGGTCGAGCAGATCTGCGCCGACGCCGACGTGTCCCCCCGCACGTTCTTCAACTACTTCTCGTCGAAGGCCCACGCGGCCATCGGCCTCGACACCGTCGAGGTCCCCGACGCCGTCCGCGACCGGTTCGCCGCCGCCGACGGTCGGTTGATCGACGACGTCTGCGACCTCGTCGCGCACACCGTGCCGCTCTCCGCGGACCGTGCCCGCGCGAAGGAGCTGCTGGTCCGTCGTCCCGAGATGACCTCGATGGTGATGCGCTGGATGGCGGAGTCGCGGCAGTCCCTCGTCGCCGCGGTGAGCACCCGCACCGACGAGGACACGGCACGGACCGCCGTCGCGCTCGTGATGTCGGCGCTGACCGAGGCGGCACACCGCTTCAGCGTGCAGAGCCAGGCGGACCTGGCCACGCGCCTCCGGGGCGTCGTCGCCGAGATGGCCGCGCTCGTCACCGACCGCTGA
- a CDS encoding LppP/LprE family lipoprotein: MGTSSRLRPAVLRGLVPLGLVSIALTGCSSGSAPAPTPTVTQTVAPSGGSTATPTAAATTPAPVQTPQPSATPTCGAEDPTSAIQQAADRLGPPAGIEGATWDTAAAERGGYDPCAALSWVVLRPAMSSGSSPSAILLFHDGTYLGTATKEQYSFEPGVTRTSDAALSVTYEFPRDGESNAEASGRATATYRWDDAAGRVVMTGDVPPTP; encoded by the coding sequence ATGGGAACCAGTTCGCGACTCCGTCCCGCCGTGCTCCGCGGCCTCGTCCCGCTCGGGCTCGTCTCGATCGCGCTCACCGGGTGCTCGTCGGGGTCGGCCCCGGCACCGACGCCGACGGTCACGCAGACCGTCGCACCGTCGGGCGGGTCGACGGCGACCCCGACGGCAGCGGCGACGACTCCGGCACCGGTGCAGACGCCGCAGCCGAGCGCGACGCCGACCTGCGGCGCCGAGGACCCGACGAGCGCGATCCAGCAGGCGGCGGACCGTCTCGGACCGCCGGCCGGCATCGAGGGTGCGACGTGGGACACCGCCGCGGCCGAACGGGGCGGGTACGACCCGTGTGCCGCACTGTCGTGGGTGGTGCTGCGTCCGGCCATGTCGAGCGGCAGCTCACCGTCGGCGATCCTGCTGTTCCACGATGGCACGTACCTCGGGACGGCAACGAAGGAGCAGTACTCGTTCGAGCCGGGCGTGACGCGGACCTCGGATGCGGCCCTGTCCGTGACCTACGAGTTCCCGCGCGACGGCGAGTCGAACGCCGAGGCGAGCGGCCGCGCCACCGCGACCTACCGGTGGGACGACGCGGCCGGCCGGGTCGTCATGACGGGGGACGTGCCTCCGACGCCGTGA
- a CDS encoding helix-turn-helix domain-containing protein has protein sequence MPPIDDANGFRKQRFTDAGGSDYTAIFRSEYSGQDLRRDTAVASETYATAGTQYEYFVIGNDDLTLRRMNARGGRRGGVIGPRDDHVVFWLQQGRLEMHFADRTRIIEPGSPYIASASEAYRFESEETVYNGVHISDAFLRKTAGELGYPMPDGPVLFDQQDERVARREPLRRLLSEVSPTLMDERVRGAMRTALNRRLATVVLDTFPLRDRGDDVPTASRLRDAIAFVEEHARERPSVPAIAAAAGLSERGLQEVFARTLGVTPNGFLRDQRLDEVRRELLRGESPNSVLEVARRWRFTNPSRFATAYRARFGEDPSVTLRAATSQRPDGRSSWRIRQAVAYIENHLDDVCTVADIAAAAGLRPRRLQQLFKEERGTTPTAFLRDLRALRRSGDRS, from the coding sequence GTGCCACCGATCGACGACGCCAACGGGTTCCGCAAGCAGCGGTTCACGGATGCGGGCGGCTCGGACTACACCGCGATCTTCCGGTCCGAGTACTCCGGCCAGGACCTCCGCCGCGACACCGCCGTCGCGTCCGAGACCTACGCGACCGCGGGCACGCAGTACGAGTACTTCGTCATCGGCAACGACGACCTGACGCTCCGCCGTATGAACGCCCGCGGCGGCCGTCGCGGTGGGGTGATCGGCCCGCGGGACGACCACGTCGTGTTCTGGTTGCAGCAGGGGCGCCTCGAGATGCACTTCGCCGACCGGACCCGGATCATCGAACCGGGCAGCCCGTACATCGCGTCCGCCTCCGAGGCGTACCGCTTCGAGTCCGAGGAGACCGTCTACAACGGCGTCCACATCTCGGACGCGTTCCTCCGCAAGACGGCGGGCGAGCTCGGGTACCCGATGCCGGACGGGCCGGTCCTGTTCGACCAGCAGGACGAGCGGGTCGCCCGGCGCGAGCCGCTCCGACGACTGCTCAGCGAGGTCAGCCCGACGCTGATGGACGAACGGGTCCGCGGGGCGATGCGGACGGCGCTGAACCGGCGCCTGGCCACCGTCGTCCTCGACACCTTCCCGCTCCGTGACCGCGGTGACGACGTCCCGACCGCCAGCCGCCTGCGGGACGCGATCGCCTTCGTCGAGGAGCACGCCCGCGAACGCCCCTCGGTGCCGGCCATCGCCGCCGCCGCCGGGCTGAGCGAACGAGGCCTGCAGGAGGTCTTCGCCCGGACCCTCGGCGTCACCCCGAACGGCTTCCTCCGCGACCAGCGGCTGGACGAGGTCCGCCGCGAGCTGCTCCGCGGGGAGTCGCCGAACAGCGTCCTCGAGGTCGCCCGCCGCTGGCGCTTCACGAACCCCAGTCGGTTCGCGACCGCCTACCGTGCCCGGTTCGGCGAGGACCCCTCGGTGACCCTGCGGGCGGCCACCTCGCAGCGGCCGGACGGGCGGTCGTCGTGGCGCATCCGACAGGCGGTCGCCTACATCGAGAACCACCTCGACGACGTGTGCACGGTCGCCGACATCGCCGCGGCCGCCGGGCTGCGTCCCCGCCGGCTCCAGCAGCTCTTCAAGGAGGAGCGCGGCACCACGCCGACCGCCTTCCTCCGCGACCTGCGCGCGCTCCGGCGGTCCGGCGACCGCTCCTGA